The genomic region TTGTACCACTGAAGGCTCATTTCCAATAGACGGATTATTGTTCAAAAGCGGAGTGTCCGTCCATTCTCTTCAGCGGACCGGGACGTCACGCGTGGCCGCTTCCGTTGGCGCTCGTTTCCAGGCCGTCGGTGGACAGTGAAGAGGACGGACGAGGGCGAGGCTGTGGGTGACTGACCTGTGACACCATATCATCAGACTCCCAGCgctccagctcctccctcaCCAGCCTCTCCATCTGCTCCCTGTGAGCATCCGTGTCCCGGCCCAGACGCTCATCCTgtcaaacagaaacagcaggTGATGCTTTTTCCTCTTAATGAGAACAACATTTAGAAAATCATAATACAGATTATTCAATACATTCAATATAGTCTTACATCCTGTTTGTCCTTAACCAgcaaactgtctgtctgtctgtctgtttgtgtttccacattcgccaatatgagcaacagaggccgacagaggatCGTTGCGTGAATGTTGTGAagtctctgattgccttgtttaaCGTGTTACAGTAtgaagggaacttgacttgtaaccagaaggttgacggttcaaatccccacctggccaaaaagggctggggtacccctgagcaaggtacccaaccccccaatgctccccgggcgccactcagtgtggcagcccactgctcctaattctaggatgggtcaaaatgcagaggaatactttccctaaggggattaataaataaactttctttcttctttctttctataAAATGTAGTGTGAAgcacagaggtgtcaaactggtggcccgtgggTCACATGTGGCCCCCCCACTTCATATCATGTTATCATGAATACACGGCAGAGGCACAGCTGCCGGCGAGGTGGTAGAAAATGCACCGAATATAatagtatattatgtattaCATATGCTTGTTTGGAGGTTTATTTTTCTGCAGATTTGTTTAGCCTCATAAATATATGATTATTGtgaggtattttattttgaaattcttttaTGAAATTCTTGAATGCAATACCATGATAGAATATTGTgcacatatactgcatattgATTTTTAgtccggccccctcttgaccagactacaTGCCCATTGCCCCCATGGTGTAGCTTCTCTGAACGCATGTAAACACACGGATTGTGCATGTGTCATGTCTGACCTCCATGACTCCGTCCAGCAGTCGGCCGAGCACATCTCTCCTCTTCAGTTTGGCTCGCTCCATGGTTTCCAGCTTCACAATCACAGCATCTATCTTGGACACGATGCTGCCGATCGAGTGCTCCATCCGGTCCACGCGTCTCACCAGCCTGAGATACAGGGAACCGTTATTTACTCCTGCAGTCATAGAAATATTACGATCCAAGATTGTGAAACAGAGGGGGTAAAAAAATCCCTACACTTGAAACTCCTCATAGGAGACGCCACCCGAGCTGCTGCCACGGCGACGAGAGCTGTGGCCGCTGTCCTCGTCGTCATCCTCCTCCGAGTCGTCCTGGGTACGAGGGAAGCTCCGCCCGCTGCTGGGTCGCGTCAGCGAATTGCGCTCCAGATCCAAGTCCTCCTAACATATGAGCAGAGAAGCACTGAGCATCTTGCAGCTGCTGTGGTTGTTCTTCATCATTTCAATACGTTCTCTTTTTCAGCACgtacttttcattttcctcccCTTAGTTCTACTATTCTactgtattatactgtatatatattgtattctACTCCCTTCATCCCTGAAGCAGCAACCACAGGGACAGACTGTTGTCGTcgtcactcactctctctttctccagaTCGTCTCTCATCTGCTGGTGTTCGTGCTCCGTCAGCTCCTGGTCGCCGTCGTGATCATACTTGGCAAATATGGCCTGGATCTCTGCATCTGTGTGGCCCTTTCTGAGCAGAGACAGAACCAAAGAAACACTCAGGACAGACGGAAGCAAAGACGGCACATGAAACCCAAGTcctagtttttgttttgagcGCGGTCTGAGCTTGTGGTCGTCACCCTTTCAGATCCTGGCGCAGTTCATCGAAGTTGAGTTTGCCCCCCGCCTGACGCAGACTGTCGGAGATGTCGTCCACCGCCGTCTTCTTCAGTCTTAACTTCATCAAAGCTTTGTTACAGCCCTAAGAGAGGAACCGTCACAGGAAAGCTTTATCTAACAGCCGTTTTTCTGACATAGTCTGACTGCAGTGGCCGTTTGTCATGTTCAAAATGAGTCTTAATAAACTTAACTACATCAAACTGTGACGACTATCACACCCTATACAATGTCCCAGACattcacaataaagaaaaactttaTCTGATTCATAGATACACACTGGACCCCTCATGTAGATCCATACCTTCTTTATGAGGTCCGTCATCTCCATCTCTGACCTCTGCTGCGACATGTCGGCCTTGACCTCGGAGTACGAGTCATTGATGATGGCCAGGAACATGTTctgcacagaaacaaagaaagaaagaggaaatgtgTCCCCGTCTTCAGTGAGTGAACAACACGTGCCGGCTCGGCTCGTCGGCTCACCATGAGGATGAAGAAGATAAAGAAGACAAAGGTGGTGAAGTAGATCGGTCCGAGCAGTGGGTTCGCCTCCTCGATCGCAGAGAACTCAAAATCTCCCAGGATGATGCGGAACTGGGTAAAACTGCACAAagaatcatttgcatttttaatcaactgTCAGAAGTATTGCTTATGTTTGTGGGtttatacactatatggacaaaagtactCTAATGACGTATTTAGATACATATACAGCACTTAAATAAGGAGCTCACAAtgaagttcttccacaccaaactccacagacacaacataTATGTATAGTCTAGTCCTTGCTCTGTTGCCACAAAATTGGAGTGTCCGAAATGTCCTGCTATGCTGAAGTGTGAATTAcaccaaatacttttgtccgtatagtgtaacttttaaaactgcaactaacgattattttcataatcgatgaatctgtcaaGGATTTTCCTCGTTAGGTCCATAAAAtgacctggaaatgacgatgttctcaaacgaaagagaaatactcacatttaagaagctaaaacgacaggaaatcttgttttaatcatggaaaaagctGCAAacctattaatcgattatcaaaatagttgtcgattcatttagtaatcgattaataatcgattaatcgatgaattgtttcagctccagtaACTTTAAAGTATTCTTACATGCTGGCTTGGAAAGTGCTGAAATCATTGACTTGGGTTCCAAACACCAAGTAGGCCAGCTGAGCATATGCcaggaagatgatgaagaacatGATGGCGAATCCCACGAGGTCTTTGGCACAGCGGGACATCGTGCTGGACAGCTGACTCATGGTCTTATTGAAGTTGATGAACTTAAAAAGCTGAGAGGATGTGAAGGAAAATACTGAATCAGTATCAATGTACAGTTGTGGGGTTCGTGCAGTGGAAAACATGAATACCTTGACCCAAGAGAAGAAGACGATGACTGCAGCCACGTTGTTGAACTGGACCTGCAGGTCGGCCAAAGGCTCAAAGCTGGGGTGAGATCTGTCGTTCTCCAGCAGACCTTTGAGACGACTGCCTACCATGGCTGTTCTGGTTACGTTCATGACGATGGCGGCAACGCTCAACTGCAAGAAGAGCACAAACACGGCGACCTCCGTGTCACGTCAATGGCACAAGTTTAACGACAGCGCGATGGACGCTCGACGCTCACCGCCAGAATGAGAACGTCCAGACAGTTCCACAGGCTCTTGAAGTAATGCAGGCGGTGGATGCGGATCTCCagcacctcctccaccacataGTACAGGACGAAGATGCAGAACGCCACCTCACACACCGCCACAAAGCAGTCCCAGCTGGACACGTACCGCATCAGGCGGACGGTCTGGAACTGCCAGGACGTGACCACGCCACCGGTGGCAGGGAACTCCGCCAACAACCTGGGAAGAATGGTGACAAGACAATTAAAACGTGTTCAtatgtcttctttcttttaatacatgtgtcaaactggtggcccagggg from Solea senegalensis isolate Sse05_10M linkage group LG6, IFAPA_SoseM_1, whole genome shotgun sequence harbors:
- the pkd2 gene encoding polycystin-2, which translates into the protein MSSSRVRPQQLPQRLDSSEGIEMENIQHPEPGLGGADTPSPPSRQAWSRDNPGFEPEEEIMEADWPPASPGRRSVSTASSSSCSSGLGSYSGGASSPHIPAGGLYPTPTVDARQQGRRDHPNCMKQILHKIRILWGTELMEDSDSSRERYLRNVLREMLTYIAFLVTICVLTYGMVSANMFYYTKVMSQLFLDTPLSAGDPMTFRRLSTMEDFWKFTEGPFLNSMYWEVWYNNKSLPENHSLIYYENLLLGVPRLRQVKVHNESCSVHEDLRDEVQDCYNMFTPSNEDTAPFGPKNGTAWVYTTESDMNDSSYWGQVSKYGGGGYYQDLSRTREESLTQLRFLKDHLWLDRGTRAVFLDFSVYNGNINLFCIARLLAEFPATGGVVTSWQFQTVRLMRYVSSWDCFVAVCEVAFCIFVLYYVVEEVLEIRIHRLHYFKSLWNCLDVLILALSVAAIVMNVTRTAMVGSRLKGLLENDRSHPSFEPLADLQVQFNNVAAVIVFFSWVKLFKFINFNKTMSQLSSTMSRCAKDLVGFAIMFFIIFLAYAQLAYLVFGTQVNDFSTFQASIFTQFRIILGDFEFSAIEEANPLLGPIYFTTFVFFIFFILMNMFLAIINDSYSEVKADMSQQRSEMEMTDLIKKGCNKALMKLRLKKTAVDDISDSLRQAGGKLNFDELRQDLKGKGHTDAEIQAIFAKYDHDGDQELTEHEHQQMRDDLEKEREDLDLERNSLTRPSSGRSFPRTQDDSEEDDDEDSGHSSRRRGSSSGGVSYEEFQVLVRRVDRMEHSIGSIVSKIDAVIVKLETMERAKLKRRDVLGRLLDGVMEDERLGRDTDAHREQMERLVREELERWESDDMVSQVSHPQPRPRPSSSLSTDGLETSANGSGHA